The Triticum urartu cultivar G1812 chromosome 6, Tu2.1, whole genome shotgun sequence genome includes the window TTAGTTTAGCCATTAATCGACGCAGGTTACGAGGGTGGTTTGTCGATCATCATCTTTCCACATCCGGCCGTTCGTTCACAGTAAAAATGCACACGCCGAAGCACAAGAGACAGGAGCGCGTGCCATCCAATGAGAAGGCGAAAGAGACGGCCACGTTCCATCGTCTCGTATGGGTCGACCGGAATCGACGGACGCCATACGCTAACAGCGATCGGAGCATCCTATCGCGGCGGAGCCGGCCGGATCACAGGCACATCGCCGGCGGGCTCCACGGACCCTTCCTTCGCGCGGACTCCACGAACCAACATATGCGGGCGCGAGTAGACGGATTGGGCGGAGCCGATGGACACTGCCATCACGGCGACTGATGTTGCCGCCGATGCCACTATGTTGAGCGTTCAGTGGTCAGCCGCGTTTCAAGCAAAGCGGGGGTGATCCCACGGCCGGCGGTCGGGGGCCGGTCGCTGCCGGCTGCTGGCGCGTCCTTCGTGCCAACTTGGCCATGGCTCTGATCGTTTCAAGCATAGTTTCCTTTTTTCTGGGACCGGCCTTTCAGTGTGCCGGAACCGGTTTACTGACAACCGGATAGAGGACGCCGGATGCAGATCGACGTTGCTGTTTGCCAAACAAAAAATACCGACATCGCCCAATTTCCGGCCCAACCGGCACATGCGCTGTGTGCTGCGTGCTGTCAGTGCTTCTGCAAGACGCTTTTGATGAACAGAGAAAGTCACACGAATCAGTGCGGTTCACACGGAAACGACCACCATATGTTCCTATTCACATTCATTGGTGCACAAATCGTTGGAATATACTACGTACTCGTTTGACATGACTAATACGGAGTGGTAGCAAGATGCTGGTTTGTAATGCAAGAAATTGACCAGAACTTTGACACTGAAATAAATCAGTAGTATTTGAAAGCAAGTTAGCATGCATGAGCCCAAGACCGGTTCCCGTGTGCTACCCATAACCTCAATTAGTTTTACTTTTTTTTTTGGAGAAACAAAGTTTAAGGCTGTGTTCGATAGCAAAGTATTATATAAACCAAAGTATCAAAAACTACAGTAATTTTGCTTGTAGGTGCGAGATATCATAGTTTTATCAAAACAGAGTATTTTGCAGTATTCACAATACATAGAACCTGTTTGGTTGTTGCCGTATAACGCTGTAAATTTTGCTGTTTAGCCATTGTGTTTAAGCACTCAGCAGCTCTCTTTTTAAAAAAGAGGTTTGGGGTTCTTTCTTTTATGCAAAGAAAAAACTGTTGTTTGTCTAATACTACAATATTAAAAGCACGGTTGTTATGAGCAACCAAACAACTCATTATAGATAAAACTATGATAATCAAAAAAACTGTAGTATTCTCAAAATACTTAGAAAATACTTTGCTATCAAACAGGGCCTAACTTGACCAAACTGCAGGATTTCTCCGCCACTAACTTTACCAAACTGCCCCTCCTCTCGCCCTCCCCGGCCTATAAATTGCGGCCAACCGGCTCCCATCTTAGTTTACCCAAACCGGCAGCTAACCACCGGAGCTCAACTGAGACACCAAAGCCCCTCCTCTCAGCTGATTCTCAACTCCGCCTCCACCTCCCCAATCTCTCATCATGTCGACGGCGGCTGCATCTCGGCCAAGCGGCCCCATCCTTTTGAGCCCCTTTCCCAACTACCAATCCGCCTCGCTCTCCCGTGTCAAGCTCCCCGCCGGTGGCTCGCCGTCGCCGGTCAAGTCCGTCAGCGTCTCctctcccccctcctcccccACCGCCGCCCCCAAGATCCGTCGGTCCTGCATGTGCTCCCCGACGAACCACCCAGGCTCCTTCCGGTGCAGCCTCCACAAGGAGCGCAAGCAAGCGGCCCAAGCTGGCAGCACCAGCAGGCCCGTCTCCCCGCCTTCGCTGCCGTCGAAGCGCACGGCGAGCCCATTCGCGCAGCTCGTCCCCAGAGGCAGCGGCTGCTCTAGACGCTCGTACAGCGGGCTGGCGCAGCGCGTCCCCATGGGGAGCGGGCACTGGGCACGCAAGGCGCTCGTGCCGTCCCACGCGGTGCAGCAGCTGCAGCACCGGAAGCGAGTGGTGGAGCAGTTCCACGCCGGGCCCAGCCggctctccgccgccgccggccgccagTAAATAGACAACATCCTCGGCATGCCATAGCAAAGATACTGCTAGTACATACTGCACAAAGTGTACATAGGAAACAAATTCCCCGAATAATCCCGTCGCTGTATATAGAAGATCGGTGGGGGTTAGGCCGGCCAGGAAGATTGGAGTTTTAAGACCCAATTCGATTCGGGCCTGATCAATTAGATACGTAGCTTTTAGGTGTACATAGGTGTGTACAGCTCCGCTTGGTTTTGGTCTTTTGGATATACAACAATACTAGATGAGTGACAAATTGGAGACACATACATGCATCTTATCTGTCCTGTGACCGGAGGCTTATCCGTCTTTGGATGATTTGTTTGCCGCTACAACATTCTGCTCCCGTTTCTGTTTCTGTTTCTGGAGTGTGGATGCATATCCCATTGTTTCGGTTTTGGATAAGCTCCAGAGATCAGTGGCGTCTCGCCGTCGCTTGATCGCGTCACGCGGGCGGCACCCGTGCCTCCGGCTGGAGCAGGCGACCAACTTGCAGCACGGGAGAAACCCCCCGATTCCGACGACAGTTCTGCAAAAGTTCCATGGCGCGCGCGGCTGATGAACTGAGGATTCTTCTTCGTCCTCCCGCCCGTGTTATTTTTACTGTATTTTTTTGTTGGATTCGTGGTATATTTTACTGTTTCTTTGAGAGAAGTGATATTTTACTGTTGGCGCGAGGGACGGCGGAGCGGTTGGGATTCCTCCCCCTCCGACTCTTCAACTTgcgcaagaagaagaagatgatgttgCGCGCACACGGCTGTCCAGCTTCTTGTTAGTTGTGGAAGAAGATACTTGATCACTTGTGTTCTGTTTCTTCGCCAGGAATCAGTTGCTCAGCACACCAATACTTATCATCTGCTACTGGTTCTGTATTCCTTAACCAACGAAATACTGAGTGACCATACGTTGTACAAGCTGGGGCAAAGAAAGAACATTGGCGAGCCTCCGTTGAAACCCGGCCGTTTATGCATGCACACACGCTAGATCCGCTGAAGAGCTGACAGGCGAAAACCAAGTGGAGTTGCTGAGAGTGGAATATAGTTTAGAGCATTACTAGTAGAACCTTCAAACCCTTAAATCCTTAAAGCAGTTTTAAGGGTTGAGAAGTGCCATTTTTTAACACTTTTAAGGGTTGAAAAACAGGGGCAAATACTAGAACCTTCAAACCCAACCCTTAAACTGCTTTAAGGATTGGATTTGAGGGTTCTAATCTTTGCCTCGACCCCAACCTTTAAATCTATCATTTGACATCTCACAATTCTTGACAACAAGAACACAATCAACTTTCAAACAAACTACCAAATGACAATCATTGATGCATGGTTTAATAGTTTACATCACAAAATCATCATTTTAATAGTTTAATAGTTTACATCACAAAGATTATTTTGAAAGGTGGAAACCAAATGGCCCCGAAAGGTGTTAAAGACACGCGTGACAACATTGTTCATGCTGCACTTCCACCAGTATCATGTTCAGAACATCAGTTTGTTCTTCTCACTATAAACTTCAAACTGAACAAGAATTGGAGTATCTACTACAAATATGAACTAGGCAGGCCTGATTTCTGCAATTGATGACACAGTGTTATTTATTCTACATCATCCCTGCCACATTCCAACTCTTTTACTAAAACAACTTAGTGCAGCGAGCTAACAACAGAGAGCATAACTGAAAACGTAGAATTCGCGAGGCAAAGGGGGAGCTCACCAGGGAGGCCGGCCTCGCGGGCTGCGGCGACAGTGGGGCGCTGAAGGGAGGCGGAGGGGGTGGGTTGGTGGAAGTGGAGGGAGATCCAGGTGAGGAGGACGAAGAGGGAGAGCACGAAGGGGAAGGACGCCGGCCGCTTCAGGAAGTGGAGGAGCGACGAAGGAAGCGAGGAGGAcgagggcgcggcggcggcggcggggaatgGCGGGGTCTGCGTGTTGATTTGCAGTGCGATGGCCCTCCTCGGGTTCGCCATGGACGGGCGGCGCGCGGGCCGGTGGAGAGCCGGTGGCGCCCCGACTGCCGGACTGCCGGCGAGGGATCGGCGAGGCGGGCGGGACGGGGGCGGGGGCGGGCGAGGCGGGCAGGACGGGCGGGGCGGGCGGGGCCCTCCATGGCTGTCGCGGCAGGaggcggcgggaggaggaggccggaagGAGGAGGCAGTTGCCTCCCGCGCG containing:
- the LOC125512875 gene encoding uncharacterized protein LOC125512875; its protein translation is MSTAAASRPSGPILLSPFPNYQSASLSRVKLPAGGSPSPVKSVSVSSPPSSPTAAPKIRRSCMCSPTNHPGSFRCSLHKERKQAAQAGSTSRPVSPPSLPSKRTASPFAQLVPRGSGCSRRSYSGLAQRVPMGSGHWARKALVPSHAVQQLQHRKRVVEQFHAGPSRLSAAAGRQ